The following DNA comes from Hyphococcus flavus.
AAAAACTAAACCGCGCAACTGGACCGGTTCTTGCCTAACCTTGATGTGAACGCTTCCGCGATCCTCACACTGCGGCGGCGCATAGTATGATTTTGGGACAAGGACGGAATACCAATGTCTGACGCGAAACCAACCGAAAGCCAGCTCCGGCTCCTGCTCGCGCAATTCCTGTTTGCGCATGATGTAGATATCGAAACCCTTTATTCAGCCATGGGCACTGATCTTTCGAACGCCGATTCCGAAGCGGTTTCTCACATGGCGGGCATCATAGACGGCGTCACGCTGGCGACATCGAAAATCCGGGCGCACGGCCTCGACAACTGGGCCAAGAACTAAACTTTCCTCTTACTGCTTGCACTTTGCGCCCGAACCGGTTTCCTCACTCATGGGGGAGAGGAAGCCGGTTCTTTTTTATGCAGAAACGTTCCATCACCTTGAAGGGTCACCGGACCAGCATCGCGCTGGAGGCAGAGTTCTGGGCAGCGCTCGAAGACCTCGCCGTCGCGAGAGAGAGATCCCTTCCCTCACTTGTTTATGAAATCGATCGCAACCGGCTGAAACAGGACCCAGCGCCGGGGTTAGCATCCGCGATTCGCGTTTTTATCCTAGAAAGCAGCAGCTCAAGCGATTAGTGCGCCGCTTGGGGCATCGCCCCAAGGCAAGGCCGGCCCAAGACAAGTTGCGCATATGAACGGCTGACCTCGTCAGCATACCCGCGCATCATGGGACGTACCTGCTCGAACTTTTGAACACCTGCCGCGCGCGCGATCAGTTCCCCAAAGCGTTTGCGCACAGGCGTCCGCGTCGGGTCAGCCCAGCCTGATAGCGCACGAACCAACTGGAGCCGCGCCCAGAATGCACGCGCAGAAGCAAGCGACTGCGCCGCATCTTCCGTGATCAATCCGGACCTCGCCATGGCGACCAGCGCTTCAGCAGGATGCGTGTCCTGCACAAACGGATGCGCCGAAGCGTGTTTGTAGATCAGAGTACTGATGACCAATTCCACATCCGTACGGCCGCCTTCGATCCGATCGATGTCCCAATCCGATGTCGCTTTTTCCCGGCGCATGCGCTGGGCGCGTGCGCGGTCGAGGTCGCGGAACAAAATATCGGCGCGGCGGGCGCCGGCGACAGCCGTACGCAGCGCGTCCTGCGCTTGTTCGGCAATTTTGTTTTCACCCGCGATGACGCGGCCCCGCGCCAGCATGATCTGTTCGTGCGCGACAGCTTCTGACTGCACGTATGATTTGAAAGCCGCCGCCGCAGGCGCCAACGTTCCCGAAACGCCGGACGGACGATGGCTGGCGTCAGGCAGGATTGCGAAGACACCGTCATCAAGATCGCTCAGGGTCGCAAGATAGCGCTTGGCGAAGGCTTCGTTCCCTTCGTTGTCCGCGTCCTGGGCGATAAATCCGAGATAGGTTGCAACTCCTGGCAAATGCGGGCCTTCCGCTTCAAAAACATGGAGTGCGATTTTGTCCCCGGCGCCGGCTTCATCTTTCGGCGCAAGCTTACGCGCGACTTCGAATACATCAGTTAGCGTCCTCATATGGATCGCATCGAGGGCGTCGACGGCGGCGTCGAAATTCGTGGCGCCGCTCGCCGCGCTGAACGCTATGCGGGCGATGGCGTCTCGGCGCCAGGCGGCAAGTTCCTTGAGGGCGTCATTGCCCTTAAGCGCAGGCGGGGTGAAGCGCGCCAACCATTCGCCGCCACTCTGTGGCGTTTCAGCGCCCGGGCGGTCGAGTATGATTTCCGCACCTTCTTCAGTGTTCAAAAGCGGCTCGATCACCGAACCAAAAGATCCGAATGCATCCACCAGCCCGTCGCGCTGATAGGCATTGTCGCGCATCATGGCGAATACATCGTGCTTGTCGCCACCAGCATCCAACAGTTTATCAAACAGACGCACAGCATCGTCAGGGTGCTGCGTTTCGCCGAAAGCCGTGAGGAGTCCTGGCGCGAGTGCGGAAAACTTCTGGCTGCCTGCGATGCCGCGCGCCGATCGCGTCCAGTCATCAATGGCGGCGGACAGAACCGCGCCATTCAGGAAGCCGAGATCTTCAAGCTTTCCTGCATCACCGTCCTCAGAGCCACTTCTGTATAGCGCAATTTCCGCCTGGATCCCGCCGGTCAGACGTTTTACTGTGTTCGCCGCATCCGTCTGCGCGCCTTTGAGCGCAGCATCAAGACCTTCATAATCAGCAAACCCACAAAGCCTTGCAAGCGCAGATTTTTCGTCCTCGCGTTCCACTTCGACGGTGCAAGAGCCTTTAATCATTTGCATCCGGGCGACGGCCACATGTGCAAGCTCTTCACCGGCGACCAGACGGCGGGCGACATCGCGAGCCAGCAACCGCGAGCTTGCCGCCGTTTCAAAGATCTGCCGCGCTGACGCAGTACGGAACACGGGACGCAGACCGCCAATCGTAACCCGGCAAATATCCGCCGCCTTGCGAAAAACACTGCGAGGATCAGCATCGCTGGCTTCAGCAAGGGCATTGAGCGCTTCCGAAGGAATTGGGTTTTCACCCCAGACAACCTCCTCCATCTCTTCAAGAAAAACGCCGCCTGCTGTGCGATCCCCGGCAACCACGCGCGCGCCGCCCAGCCACATTTTAAGCGCTTCGGCTTGTGGCCCAGCGGCAGTGGCTTTCACGCGTGCGGCGTTGTCAGCGAAGCCTGCACCACCAACACCCGAACCCAATGGCGTGCGCAACGCATAAAGCTGGTGATCGCCTGTCTTGCCTTCGAACGCTTCGCGAATTTCCGCGCCAATACGCACAAAAATTCTATCGGCGCCGCGCGCCGCTTGTCCTTTAAAGGCGTCCTCCGCATAAAGAATGACAAGATCGAGCGGCCCGTGCGGCGATAAATCTTCGTGGGCGAAGTCACCGCCAGCTACAATGAAAACACCGCGCAGGAAATTATCCGGATCTTCAACGGCAAGTTCGCCGCGTTTCACCGCCGCCCGGACAAGCCAGCGAATGCCGGTTTCGACCATGCGTTCAGCAAAATCCACGCGCGCCGCTGTGGCGTCGGCGACGCTCCATTGTCCGCTGAGTTCCGCGATGGCGATTGCAACATCGACGCGGTTTTTGATCGGTGCCAGTGCAGCATGCAGAGCTTCAGGTCCGCCAACGCCGCGATCGAGCGCGGTCAAATCACGGGCCGCCTCAGCCAACACCGGCGAGGCTCCATCCATCAGCGCTATCGCCGCCGCGTCTGGATGCGTGACGCACAATTCGCCCAGCCGCCGTGTTCCCCCAAAAATTCTTAACATCAGCAATCGCCGGTCAGGCTGGTCAAGCGGCGCGCCTGGGTCTCCGCCCATAGAGTCCGCAACCGCACGGCGCCAGCGCTCTAAAGCAGCGCTCGCCCGAGACGGATCGATTTTATCAGCTGAATTGCGGGCGGCATGCGCGGCTGTTGCGGCCATAAAAGTCCCCGTGCCTTTGGTTCAGGATCAGCGCCGATCATGGCAAAGCAGGGTGAATTCGCCGTTAAACAATTGCTGACGATTAGAGGCTCAATAAAAAGAGAGTCCTCATCATCCAGTTTAGACATCTGCTGAATTGCTGATATGTACGACCTTTGTTAACCGTTCTAGTGATCATGACGCGGAACGCCGCCAAGTTTTTGATTTTCTCCCGAAAGGTCCTGCGCCGTGTGCAGGGTTACGGCGTTTACAAAGTCTGGGCGTTTGCTGTCATAATTGGCGCGGCCGCCGCCTACGGCGTGATTGGATTCCGCCATGTCATTGACGCTGTTTCTCTCCTCGCATTTGGCGAAACGGAAGGCGGCATTGTCAGCGGCGCTTCTTCCTTGCACTTTTTTCGAGCGTGGATGGCCCCGGTAATTGGCGGGCTTGTAGTTTCAGCGATGCTTTATCTGGCGGACCGTTTCAAATGGCTCGAAGCAGGACGCCCTCAAGGCGTCGCCGACGTTATAGAGGCTCGCGCCGTCGGCGGAGGCCATGTTTCCCTGCGCACTGGTCTGGCGACGGCGGCTGTTTCCGCCGTCTCACTGGGCGCCGGTGCGAGCGCCGGTCGAGAAGGACCGGCAGTCCACCTTGGCGCGACCATCGCCTCGATCATCAATCGTTATCTAGGCTTCGACGCCAAACAACGGCGTGCGCTGCTCGGATGTGGGGCCGCAGCGGCGGTCTCGGCAAGCTTCAATGCTCCTATCGCCGGCGTTCTTTTTGCTCTCGAGGTTATTCTCGGGAACTATGCCTTGTCCGTGTTCGGGCCGATCGCCGCCGCCAGTGTTTCCGCCGCTATTGTTACGCGCATTCACCTTGGCGACTCGCCGGCTTTCACAATTCCCGAATATGGCGCCTCAGGCACGATTGACGTCCCCCTCGCCGCCCTCCTCGGATTGCTTTGCGGGTTTCTCGCTTCCGGTTTTTTGCAAGCAACCGAACGGATGACGCTGGGCGTGCGCGACTTCGCACAAAAGCGCGGCATATCCTATTTGCTGTTGCCGCCCATCGGCGGGGTCATCGTCGGTTTCATCGGCGCAGCCTTCCCTGAAACATTTGGCGTTGGCTATCAGGCAGTGACGAAAGCCTTGCGTGGTGATTACGCGATACATCTTTTGATGGTGCTGGTGCTGATGAAATGCGCCGCGACCGCCATCACTCTCTCCTGCCGGTTTGGCGGCGGCGTCTTTTCTCCTGGTCTTGTTATCGGCGCCTTCGCCGGCGCGGCCTTTGGCGGCATGCTTGGCGTCATCTTTCCCGGCCTTGCGGCGAGCCCGGTCTATTACGCCATGATCGGCATGGGCGCCGCCAGCGGCGCTATCCTGGGCGCGCCGATCTCAACAACACTGATTGTCTTCGAAATGACGGGCGATTATTCGATCACCATCGCGCTGATGGTGGCGGTCGCCATCGCCACGCTGGTAACGCAATGGCTGTGCGGGCGATCATTCTTCCACTGGCAGCTTTCACGGCGCGGCTACGACCTTTCAGAAGGCCCGCAAGGCATTATTCTGAAAACCATCCGCGTACGGGAGGTGATGGAGAAGATGCCGCCCGGCGCGCCCCTTTCTGACGATGCAGACCGGCTGGAAACACGGCATTCGCTTGGCGAAGCGCTGGCGAAGCTGAACGAGGCGGAAGAACACGGGCTTCCGGTTGTTGATGCAGACGAACCAAGCGTCATTGTCGGCTATCTGTCACGGGTGAAGGCGCTCGCAGCCTATAACAAGGCGCTGATTGATCAAAACATCGAACATCACACGTAATGCCCGGCGTTAGAATTTTCCGAAAGCCATCGCCGTGAATAGCCGTACTCTTTTCAGGAGAGGAAATGGTTTTCGATCATGGCGCGTATAAGATTTTATCAACGACAAGTGCAGCAATGCCGGCGCAATCGACGCTGGCGCCGATGCCAACGCAGCGCTTGTTTCCGTACGGATTTTATTCGCCAGACAGCTTACGTCGTCAGCAAGATATGGAGCGACGGCACGCCCCTCCCGCGCGAGCGACAAGCCAGCCCCAGCCAATCGCGCTGCGTCGGATAACTCATTATCGCCACCGGCAAGCATGACGGCGGCGGCATCGAAAGCCCCGTCAACTTGCGCGAACCATTGCTTCAGGGAATCCACATCGGGAAACGGCACGCCATAAAGCGGCGCGGCGCCGGCATCGATCGCTTCTTCGAACAACCTTGCGAATTTTACATCCGCCAACCCAGCGGCAGCAATTTCTTCCACAACAGGATGCGCGCGAGGCGGTTTGTGGTTTCGGATTTCTTCAAGCGCGTCACGCCACCATTGCAGGCGGATTTCTCCTAGAGGCGGCTCGCTGACGGCGGACGGTATGCGCCTCAACTCAACATGGAACGCATGAAGTGCGCGCAATTTGTTGCGCAATGGCGGCGGGGCGTAGCCGCTCGCAAGCCATTTATCTTCGTCCTGCGTGCGAACAAGGTTGGAACAGTAGTCTCCGGCTGATCCTGCGGTTGCATCGTTCATGCTAATAGCCACTGCAAAAATTGCGCTTTATGCGTCGCTTAGCACATCACGTGGCAGACTGAATGGACTGGCGCGATATTTCCGTGCAAATCTAGCTGGAAGCCGCAACAATTCGACGCATCAGCATGGCGTCAGCGGAACCGATCTCCTAAATCGTTGTTTCGTGACCGTGTAAAATTCAGAAAGGCATTTGAGATGGCGATTACGCTTCCCGATCTTCCCTACAAGAAAAGCGCATTGGCGCCGCATATTTCGAAAAAGACTGTTGAATTTCACTATGACAAACACACCAGCGGATATGTGACGAAGACCAATAAAGCGATTGCAGGTACTGAACTGGATGATGCGTCGCTGGAAGATATTGTGCGCGCCGCAGCCGAACGAGGCGATCAGGGGCTGTTTAATAACGCAGCGCAATCCTGGAACCATATTTTTTACTGGAACTCCATGAGCCCGCGCGGCGGCGGCAAGCCAAAAGGCGATATCGCAGCCGCTATCAAGGAAAATTTTGGCGGTGTCGATGATTTCAAGGAAGCTTTTTCTGCAAAAGGCGGTGGCCAGTTCGGTTCAGGATGGGCGTGGCTGATTGCCAAGAATGGCAAGCTTGATGTCACTAACACGTCGAACGCCGAAACGCCGTTGACGGATGCCGGCGCCACCCCGCTCCTCACCATGGACGTGTGGGAGCATGCGTACTACCTCGATTATCAAAACAGGCGCCCGGACTACATGACCGCGTTTTTGAACAAGCTCGTCAATTGGGATTTTGTGAACGAAAATCTGTCGAAGGTGTAGCTGCTGAAATTAAATTCAAAGAAAAAGGCCGCCAAAATGGCGGCCTTTTTTTAATGCAGCAGGATAGTCAGCACCTAGGCAGTCTGCGCGGAGACTTTTGACCAATCGCGCTTCACGTTCGTGGTCAGCAGGAATGGCGATGCAACAAAAACGGACGAATACGTTCCGATGACGATGCCCCAGATCATGGCAAGCGTGAAGCCCCGCAAGACTTCGCCGCCGAAAATAACCAGAACAAGCAAGGCCAGCATGGTCGTCAATGACGTCATGACTGTTCGCGACAGCGTATCGTTGATCGAAAGATCCAGAAGGTCCGCCAGGGGTTTTTGCTTGAATTTACGCAAGTTTTCACGAACCCGGTCATAGACCACCACGGTGTCATTCATGGAATAACCAACGATCGTCAGGATCGCGGCGATGATAGCGAGGTTGAATTCAAGCCGCGTCACCGCAAACATGCCGAGTGTGATGACAACATCGTGCACGAGCGCAACGATGGCGCCGAGCGAGAACTGCCATTCAAACCGCAACCAGATGTAGATGAGCATCATGGCGATGGCGAGCGCAACGGCGATGGCGCCTTTCTGGATGAGCTCGCCGGAGACAGTTGGGCCGACGACTTCAATCTTCCGGAAATCAATGCCATCGCCCAGTAAATTTCTGAGCGTTTCCTGCACCAGTTCATTTGCCTGTTGCTGGGCGTCTTCGTTAGCGTCAGTGTCAGCCTCCGCTCCTTCAACCTCTTGTTGTTGAATTTTTATCAACACAGCCTCATCGGCGCCGGCGAAGTCCTGGATCGCCTGCACATCGACATTGCCAAGACCCAGATCGGAAACCGCCGTTCGCACGGCCCCGATATCAATCGGCTCGGAGTCGGCAACCTCGATCGTCACGCCGCCTCTGAAGTCGACGCCGAAGTTGAGGCCAATCGTAAAGAGCGCGGCGATAGAGCCGACCACGAGGATGCATGACAGGATTAACGCGGCGAAGCGAAGTTTGATAAATCCGACATTCGTGCGATCGGGGACGAGTTTGAGCAACATGGGTTCTTCCCCTTAAAGCGTGATTTCTTTTGGTCGTTTGGAAAGCAAAAAGCCGCCCGCGAACAGCCGGGTCAGCACATAAGCTGTGAAGACCGACGTGACGACGCCAACAGCAAGCGTAATCGCAAACCCGCGCACCGGCCCTGCGCCAAGCTGGAACATGATGAGCGCCGCAAGGAACGTTGTGATGTTGGCGTCAATAATCGCAGACCGTGCTTTGTCATAACCGGTCTCCGCCGCCTTGATCGGCGTTTTGCCGGCCAGCAACTCTTCACGGATGCGTTCAAAAATAAGGACGTTCGCGTCAACCGCCATGCCGATGGTCAAGACGATGCCGGCAATACCCGGCAGCGTCAGCGTCGATCCCATCAGCGACAAAACGCCTGCGATCAAAATGACGTTCGCCACCAAGGCTATGTCGGCATAGATGCCGAAGCGGCCGTATGAGATCACCATGTAGATGATAACGGCGATAAAACCGATGATCAGCGCCTTGGCGCCCGCCTCCACCGAGTCGGCGCCAAGTTGCGCGCCAACAGATCGTTGTTCCAGCGTTTGCAGCTCTGCCGGGAGCGCGCCCGAACGGATCAGCAAAGCGGTGTTTGCCGCTTCATAGGCTGAAAAACTGCCGGTGATGCGGCCAGACCCCTGGGTGATGGCTGACTGAATGGTCGGCGCTGAAATAATTTCATTGTCGAGAACGATGGCGAAGACAGAACCAATATTGTTACGCGTATAGTCGGCAAACCGGCGTGCACCGCGCTGATCAAAAGCGAAATTGATCTGGAACCCGCCGCCGTCCGCATTCGGACCCGCCGAGGCCGTCTGCACCATATCACCGGTGACTTCCGCATCTTCGTAAAGGACAAGACCCGGTGCGCCAGACGTGCCCGCCAGTTCACCATAGGGCACAAATATCCGTCCCGGCGGTAAGAGGCCATTCATGGCGTCCTGAAGGCTGACTGTCGGATCATGCCGGTGAAAACTCAACTGGCCAGTCCTGTTGATCAGGGCCTGTAGCGCCTGCGGGTCGTTGTCCCCAGGCACCTGAACCACGATGCGGTCGGTTCCCTGCGGCGCGATCAACACTTCCTTGTTGCCGGCCGGGTCGATCCGCCGCCGGACAACTTCAATAGAGTCGCGCACAGCCTCGGTCGAGTAGCGCACCTCGGCTTCCGGCGTCATGACAATTTCGATGCGCTGATTATTGGCGCTGACCGTATAGTCGCGCTGTCCAAGCATGAGCGCCCCACCGACGCCGCGCGTCAGATCGCGCACGCGGTCCGCCGCTTCATCAGACTGGTCAGCATTCGCGATTTGCAGGGTGATGATGTTTTCGTTCTGATTAAAGGTCAGCCCATCGATGGAAATCCGCTCACGGCCAGCGGCGTTATTCGGGCGCATTTCTCGGCGAATGTCACCCATCATCGAGCGCATCCGGTCATCAATTACTTTTTCCGTATCGACGCCAAGCAACAGATGCGATCCGCCCTGCAGATCAAGGCCAAGATTTATCGTACCCTTTGGCAGAAAACCTGGAAGATTGTTTCTTGTTTCTTCGCTTAACAGGTTCGGAACGGCGAACAACGCCGCCAGCACCATCAGCAAAACCACGCCTGCGGTCTGGTATTTTGAAAACTGAAGCATCACTGACCCCGATCCGGCGCGGCGTAATCCGCGCTCAGTTTGTTTTATTCAGCCTATTGATCGTTCGCCGCCGGCTGCGGTTTGGTGCGCACATCGGAAAGCGTCGCTTTCACCACCTTGACCGTGACGTTATCGGCAATCTCAACCATCACTTCATTGTCGTCGAGAATCTTGGTGACCTTGCCGATAATGCCGCCTTGAGTAACGACCACATCATTGCGGCGCACATTTGAGACCATCTCCATGTGCTTTTTCCGCGCCGTCATCTGCGGACGGATCAGCAGGAAATAAAAAATCACGAAAATCACGATGAGCGGCGCCATCTGGATCAAGGGATTGGCGGCGCCTTCAGCGGCCTGCGCGTAAGCGGGCGAAATGAACATGCGGGTTATTCTCCCTGAGGATTGGTGACCTTATGGGTAGAGACAACTCCCCACCCGGCCTTGTGAAGTCGGCGGATATATAGCGATCCACAAGGGCGTTGCAATGCGGACGAAAGAGAGAGCGCCCACCCGGGCGACATTGGACACCCGAATCATCCGCTCCGAGCCTGTCAAAGCCGCCCATTAACACTTTCTTCTGGACAGAACAGACCTCACCCGCCTTGTGGCCGGGATTTTGCTTCTCGTCAGGGCCAGGGAACCCTGAATTCAAGGACTGAAAGCGCGAGAATATGGCGGTTAAGACGCTTCTGCTCGGATTTGACGGCGGCGACGGCGAATTCATCGAATCGATGATCGCCCGGGGCGATCTGCACCATTTTGCAAGACTGCGGGCCTCTTCCATGGCCCAGCTGATTGAGAATGACCCTGGCCAGGGCAATGTCCAGTTCTGGAAGTGCGCCGCAATCGGCCGGGGACCTGACCATCACGGGCATTATTTCTACCTTCAATTCGACCCGCGCACGTATGACACAGTCCTGGGCTCTAAACTTGGCATGCCAAAAGTCACGCCATTTTGGGCGTCGCTCGATCAAGAAGGATACCGCGTCGCTGTCATCGACTGGTACCAAATGCCGACTGCAAAACTGAAACACGGCGCGTTCATTCATCGATGGCAACCGCATGAAACGCTGACTGGCGCCGTATATTCATCAGAGGCGTTGCGCAAACTCGCAGATGGATATCTTACTGATAATCCAATCGCGGAAAGCTTCGCCACCCGTCCTCGCGAAACACCGGAAGAATTAAAAGATTTCTTCGACCGCGTGATCGGCCGGATCGAAGCTAAGGCTCGTTTTTTTGCCGATCACATGACGCGCGAGGATTGGGACCTTTACGTCGCCTGTTTTTCTGAAGCGCATAATATTGGTCATTACTACATCCACCTGCAGGATGAACGTCATGCATTATACAATCCTGACGCCGCAGCGTTGATCAAAGCTCCCCTTGAGCAATGCTATCGCGCGCTCGACAAGGCTGTCGGCATCATGCTGGATGCTGTCGGCGAAAGCGCAAATGTCTTTATGTTTGCCGGTCCCGGCATGGAGCCGTTTACGAGCGCCAATACAGCCATGGATGAAATCACACGGCGCATGGATTTAGGGTTCGAGACGCCGAAATCGGCTGCTGAAGTGACAAAAGAAGCGTATCGTTCATTTCTGCCTCCAGAATTGCGCCGCAAAATCGCGCCGTTTGCGCGTGCCGTACGGCGCAGGTTTGTCGATCACGAATATCGCCGCCGCAGGTTCTTTGCATTGCCTCACGGAGGCGGCGCAGGCGCCATTCGCATCAACAAAAAAGGCCGTGAACGATACGGCGTCATCTCGCCAGGCGCCGAATACGAGGCGCTTGTGGAAGAGATCGCAACCGGATTGGCGAGCTTTAAAGTTGCAAGCGACGAGCGCCCTCTTGTCAAACGCGTTATATGCATGGCGCATGAATATGACGGCCCGCACCTTGATCTGCTGCCGGACATTTTTGTCGAGTGGGAACGCGCTGACCGTTGCGGCGGGGTCGCAAAAATTATTTCAGACCGGTTTGGCGAAATCGATGTGCCGCTGCCTGTGCGTACCGGTGATCACAATGAGCATGGCGTGCTCTGGACGCCGAAAGACGTCAGTGTTTTATCATCGCCTGTACGGCCTGCCGCTGTCGCGGATATTGTTATGAATACGGTTCGCAAAACTCCGCGTTAACCATAAGCGCGGCTTATCAGCGTTTTAACATTGACTGTTGTATCTGTTGGCGAGAACTTTGCTTTTTTCCATGTAACCAGTGTTTTGCAGGCGGGGCGATGACGGCGAAGACGTTAGTATTTGGGTTTGACGGGGCGGATCACGCCTATATTGATGCCATGATCGCGGACGGCGAATTGCCGGTTTTTGCACGGCTGAAAGCGTCCTCTCGCGTTTTTAATTTCGAAAATGATGCCGCCATGGGCGCCGCGCAGTTCTGGAATTCAGCTTCCATCGGCGCAGGCCCAGCCCATCACGGCCATTATTTTTACATGCAATTCAAACCCGACACCTACGACATCGTGCCGAACCATGATTCTTCCATTCCCGAGATCACTCCGTTCTGGAATACGCTCGATGACGAAGGCTTTTCAGTTGGTGTTATTGACTGGCATCGGTTGCAGCCGAAACCATTGAAGAACGGTTTCCTGATCGATAATTGGACTGGTCATGATCCGCTGACCGATACAGTCTTTTTGCCGGAAACGCTCAAGGAAGAAACAATCCGCTTTTTCAACGGCGACTCGGCTGCCGGTGGATTTGCGTCCAAGCCTCGCGTAACGGCTGAAGACCAGAATGAATATCTCAGCAACCTTTTTCAGCGCATCGAAGCGAAGACAAAATTCTGCGAAGAAAAACTGGCGCAGAAGGAGTGGGATCTTTTCATGACCTGCTATGCGGAAGCGCACGACGTGGGTCATTATTTCTACCACCTGGATGATCCGAACCACCCTCGCTACGACGCGCAGCTCGCCAAGGATGTAAAAGAGCCGTTGAGGGAGTGTTACCGCCGTCTTGATGAAGCGGTTGGACGGGTCATAGAGGCCGCTGGCGAAGGCGCAAAGGTTTTCATCTATGGCGGTCCGGGCATGGAGATGCTGGTTTCTGCAAACAGCGCCACAGAGGAAATGATCCGGCGCATTGACCTTGGCGTCGGCGCGCCGAAATCCGGCGCAGAAACCGCGCGGCAAACCTACCGCTCATTCCTGCCGCTCAACTTACGCAGGAAGCTGGCCCCGCTGGCGCGTTCAATTCGCAGGCGCTTCGCCAATCATGAGTATGAACGACGACGTTTCTTTGCTATTCCGCATAATGACAATGCCGGCGCTGTACGCATAAATGTCAAAGGCCGCGAGAAGCATGGCATCGTTACTCGCGGGGCCGAGTATGACGCTGTTGTCCGTGAAATCGACGAGGCGGTGAGAACCTTTAAAAACGCCGGTACTGGCGCGCCTCTGGTCAAACGCGTTGTTTGCATGCCCTATGAGCATGATGGTCCTTTTATTGATGTCCTGCCCGACGTTTTCATCGAGTGGAATCGTGAAGGCGCCACACGCAACGTAACCAAAATTATTTCAGAAAAATATGGCGAGATTGATATCGAGGATGTTGATCGCACCGGGGACCATAATCCATCCGGCTTTTACTGGACGCCGATCACCTATGAAGGCCCGCCGGTGACTCTGCCGGAACAGGTCACCGCCCCGATTGTCCAGGCGGTAAAGGGCGCTGGCGCATAGCCAGCTCTGCGCGGCTTTAAACCACTAAAACCATATCTGCTTACTTCAGCGGCCCCTCACGCCTTGCCCCTTGAGGAATGCCTCCCCTTTTTCGAACGCCAGAAGTAGCTGAGTGAGCGCTCACTTGACATTTATGCGCCAATGCGACAAAGTTGAGAGAAATTCAAGGTGAGCGTTCACTCAGTTATGGCCTCGTTCCCAAGCATTGTTGAGCTTCCGGGAACAGCAGATTGAGCCCACGGCGGGAACATTTGCGCTGAGAGCGTATTGCGCACGACCGGGCATGAAAGGAATTTTAATGGCAGACAGGCAAGTCGAGGATTTGCGCGGCGTCACCGCCGCCGCCGGGACCACAAAAGCCCGGATTGAACGAGCCGCCCTCACCCTTTTTTGCCAAAAGGGCGTTGACGCCGTCACTACGCGGGAGATCGCCCAGGCAAGCAGCATTTCCGAAGGGGCGTTATACCGCCACTATCCGAGCAAAGAGTCGCTCGCCGAAACGATGTTTTTCGCCATACACACGCATCTCGC
Coding sequences within:
- a CDS encoding alkaline phosphatase family protein; this translates as MTAKTLVFGFDGADHAYIDAMIADGELPVFARLKASSRVFNFENDAAMGAAQFWNSASIGAGPAHHGHYFYMQFKPDTYDIVPNHDSSIPEITPFWNTLDDEGFSVGVIDWHRLQPKPLKNGFLIDNWTGHDPLTDTVFLPETLKEETIRFFNGDSAAGGFASKPRVTAEDQNEYLSNLFQRIEAKTKFCEEKLAQKEWDLFMTCYAEAHDVGHYFYHLDDPNHPRYDAQLAKDVKEPLRECYRRLDEAVGRVIEAAGEGAKVFIYGGPGMEMLVSANSATEEMIRRIDLGVGAPKSGAETARQTYRSFLPLNLRRKLAPLARSIRRRFANHEYERRRFFAIPHNDNAGAVRINVKGREKHGIVTRGAEYDAVVREIDEAVRTFKNAGTGAPLVKRVVCMPYEHDGPFIDVLPDVFIEWNREGATRNVTKIISEKYGEIDIEDVDRTGDHNPSGFYWTPITYEGPPVTLPEQVTAPIVQAVKGAGA